GACTGCGAAATTGATGTCGTCGAAGCACACAAGTGGCTTAACATTGCAGCAATCCGTGGCAACCAGAAAGCCGAACGTATGCGCAATCAGGTTGCAGCGACGATGAGCAAGAGCGAGCTGGCAGCGGCACT
The Ochrobactrum sp. BTU1 DNA segment above includes these coding regions:
- a CDS encoding sel1 repeat family protein; the protein is MTQFQSVIQHDKAGSQDRILLEMGLKYAIGRDCEIDVVEAHKWLNIAAIRGNQKAERMRNQVAATMSKSELAAALRGAREWMTSH